gtaAGGATCATAGTAATGATCATAATAgtaatgatcataataatgatgatgatagtaatgatgatgatagtaatgatgatgataacaataattattattattatagtaataattataataataattataggaacaataaaaacaattttaaaagaaataattttgaaattaataaagaaaaagagaataaagaaaaaatatatacctcTGTTTTTGAAGAGAATAACAAAGTTATTATtgatatgataaataataaaaataaagataatttcataaatataaatgaaaaatctAATGAAATAACTAACATTCATAATTATACAGATGTTTATGTTGATGAAGATATAGATATTCatgttgataaaaataacaatatatttttcgaTCACaattctaatttttttgttgatGATTTTAATAATCTACATgtttataataaacataatgaagaatattataaaaatataaaattatataacagatttatggaaaataataaaactgGAAAAGAAAACTACGATTATATTCAAGAATATGAATATGAATATGAATATGAAGATGAAGATTtaagtaataattataatatggattatatatataatgatcaaATACAAAGAAATAATGATAGTCAAATTATTCATGACATAAACAATTACGACATTTTTTCAATCTTATCTATTccaaatatgaataataatgataataataatgataataataatgataataataatgataataataataataataatgataattattattatagtagtagtagtagtaaaaataataattattataattatcaagATAGATATATTCCACATCTTCATCACGATAATAGccatacaaataataatataaataatataaataatataatagaaaaTTATAACCCTCTATTGATTTATCATAACGAATGGAaccattttttaaaagatcaaaaagaaaagatgaaaaatacagacaatattaaaaaacatGAAAACGacaaatataacataaagtctcatgataataattttttacaagaaataatgaataaaaattttatatatgaagataTTAAGACTACTAATAAAAagtattttgaaaaatatatatctgaTAACGTTGTCCCTAAAACACACCCTTTAGattatatcattaataatgatatgaatTATGTACAAAAGGaagatacaaataataatcctTTTCATGATAAAACAGACAAAGGtacaatacaaaaaatatatgacttaataaataatcatgatgatcatataaataataaaggaaATAACATAAGCCATAATTTTATCAGTGATCATTCCAAAATGAatgtagataataatatCCATGTCGAAGATATAAATCAAAATggtgatgatataaaatgtagtaaaagtaataaaacaaataatatatttaataataataaaaaggatgattatgatgatgataatcataaatgtatatttcaAAATAAGGATAATACAAATCATTTGGATATTTATAAACAATCCAATATTTCAAATACACATATTGAGGAACATGGCAAAGAACATTTAAACAAAggagatataaataatacgaAGAATTTACATGCATCAAACAAATATGATGCATTACATAAAGAATGCACAATTTATATAGACAATATATCTTATTATGGAcaagataataaaattgattatacaaataataaaaaagattcaCAAGGaatggaaaagaaaaaggatcATACTACCAATATACAATTGAATCATTTACTagtaaatgaaaaaaataaaaaaacgtcttctataatatataacaaaggtatggtaaatataaacaaaaatatgatatgtaataataataataataatatgtgttATCCAATAAATAATTGTTCAAATGAATATGacaaaaaagataataaggACCATCaatttaattattacaaatggtatttatatcatataaattatccTAACCATTTGGATTTTAAAAAGGcttacttttttatttttaaagatgatatatatatttatggagCTAGGAATaatcaatatataattcctgatgcattatataaattatacaataataatatagaaattatACATACTAAGGGAATAATAccacaaatatattataaaatatattttctggCTGATATGGAAAATTtcgataaaaaaaattattattattctgatgatttattttataattataatgaaaatattaataaattatattataataattctaaCAAATCATACTGTGATAATCCAAAGTTCTATTTTAATTTCCCTAATTTTGTGTTATGTAACCCTagctttattttttctaaccCTAGTTTTTATCATAAGGATAATTCCCTTTTTAGAAGAGGGATCTTTGTTCCTTCAATAAATTGTGTGCAAAATAAATGGAATCatacagaaaaaaataaaagaaatgggTCTGAATATCATAGATTTAAAAGCACCCAaagatatacaaataataataataataatgatgatgatactAATAATACTACACATTTTAATggtatatcatataataaaggaaattgtgaatattcatttaatcaagataaagaaaaaaaaaaaaatacacaatgtttttatattctagGATGCAAAGAATTTAAAGTAATCGAtttttttactatatatagATTAGATATGACTACATTTCAATgggaaaaaattaatattacatataatagattattaaatttaaaaagggACGATTTCTCCATAACATtaagtaataattatatatatctatatggAGGAGTAATACAAACAGGGAAAACTTGGCAAGTGACTGATGAACTTTGGATttgtaatttaaaaaaaagaacatggGAACATATATCTTgcaaagaaaaggaaaacaaaacaaatcagccatgtatatatgataattattttaataaattagaaCAAAGGAATGTAATAaacaaagaaaataaaaatatcataataaGTGGAAAAAAGGAGCAAGATATactaaaaaatgataatataaatgataatatcaatgataatataaataacaatatatatgataatatatatgataatataaataataatatatatgacaatatatatgataatatatatgataatatcaAAAACAATTACAAatcaaataatgatgaatatattacTCATCATGTTGAAAAACATCCAGGTGCTCGAGCTTGCCATTTGagctttttttataaagataaattatttatacatgGAGGAACCAATTTAAAAGCTGAAAAAGatgatttctttttttatgatacAAAAAAAGGGATATGGTATGAAATTATATCGGATGAATATAATCACATGAAACCATCAAAAAGACATAGTCATACTGGTATTTTTCTaaagaataaattatatatatatggaggatttgaaaaatatgaaaattataatatcctaaagaatgatttatttttatatgatattgaaaaaaataccTGGACTCAAATATTTACCATGGATGATTTCTATTATCTAAAAACagaattaattaataaagaaaaacatgTTCTACTATATTTGGAATTacttgttttaaaaaatatgtatcgTAATTATTTAGTAAAACTATTGAATTCTAGTAATtctccaaaaaaaaatataaacctagatgaatataataatatatcagaCCAGGAAAAAACTCTGTTAAGTTCTCCAAATGTACTAGAATGTATAAAAGAAAACGATATAATAAATGCAaaatttaaacaaaaaaaaaaacaaaatgaaataaatcaaaatggtatttataaatcaaatattattcatataaatcatTCTGAAAATCTATCAcaatattcaaataatatatattatgataagaAAAGTCCATCTTTaaattgttataataataacacatTTAACAATAAACCTAaggataataattttgttttacATGAATTCATTAATTCGGAAGAAAATGTGAAAAGTGTAAATGAATCActaaatattcattttgatAAAAACCAAATGAACAACAACATAAAAGAGAAGCAACaacaacataaatattttcatcataattttttttatttaaaaaatttaaataattcagaaaatattattataccatataataattttcgaAATAAATGCTTTTATTTTAAGAAttctctatatttttatgggGGATCCGGATATAATccaaatataaaagaaagtATTGAAAAACAACaagattatattttttatgataatgtTACACAAATTAATACAGAAGTAACATATATGGATTTCATTTTAtcgtatttaatttttaatgatactttctttttcaaatatattcaaaagaTACAAATAGAAATGTTGCCATTCATCCAGGCCCTTGAAAAGAATTTTGATAATCGTATGAATGAACAAGAAAAACATCtcaaagaagaaaatatcataaataaaatatgtgtaAATATTCAAAGGATTCaagataaattaaataacatatatatgaataaaatacaaagcgatacaaaaaagaacaatatgAATGATCATCATGATGTGGATAATATAATCAACCaactatataataatagtaataatattgatggtCATAATAATGCTAATTTGGAAAATGAACACATGAACATGTcagaaaaagatatattagaaaaggtatttttttatactcAAAGTAAAAAAAGTTATGAACTGTTAAggtttttatttgatttatataaaaatatatatataaaatacctGAACGGTCAGGACAAAGAAATGGTTTCCATAGAATTGCTTAAAAATATGGGAATACAAGAAAATAATGTTCAATCGAATGATACGcctgataataattatattcagaagaatataaaagatgaatCAAATGGGAAATCTCcgaataattttaataacaaTTTTTATGATAACAAAAATTACACCCTATTACCAAATATGGAAGAGAACATATTTAGAGGTGAACAATTAGTTGAAGAATGTTGTATAGaggagaaagaaaaaaaggaaaaaggtTATTCTTGTGAAATATTACTTGatggaaataatataaataaaaaaaattatgaacaagTACAAAGAATGAGCACTATAGATATCGAAGGTAACCccttaaaatattacaatagTAGCATTTATGATAATGAAGAAACAAGAAATATTTTAGTGGAACTAGTAAAATcatataatgaagaaaaagatgAATATATGAGAAATGATAAAGATATCCCCAATCataattttatgaataattatattaatcataatcacaatgataatattgaatttaatgaaaaaagagaagaagacacaaataaaaatatattagacactaatatttctataataattaataagcttaaaaatgattatattaatattaaagatGATATTAATGGTAATGATCATATTAATGgtaataatcatattattgGTAATGATCATATTAATGGTAATGATCATATTAATGGTAATGATCATATTAATGGTAATGATCATATTAATGGTAATGATCATATAAATGGTAATGATCATATTAATGgtaataatcatattattggtaataatcatattaatggtaataatcatattaatggtaataatcatattaatGGTAATGATCATATTAATGGTAATGATCATATTATTGgtaataatcatattattggtaataatcatattaatggtaataatcatattaatggtaataatcatattaatggtaataatcatattaatggtaataatcatattattcGTAATAATCacattaatgataataatcatattaatgatagccataatatttataatatttacaattctgattatttgaaaaaaacgTCAGGTACCTATGTAGTTGACGAAATGGAAAATTCTGAACGAAATATAACTAACCATTTAGAtatagaaaattataaatataatagtaaTTATTGCGTAAATGACAATGAGGataattttacaaataaaaataatcttaCATCTTCTTATGATAGTACCAATATAGGTAATCAAAGAATTCCCATGGGTAGaaaattacaaataaaaaatatttttttgaagaaaAGAGAggattatgataatatatatgataataaggTTTATGATGATGTCCATAAGGATGATcgtcataaatataatgacaGATATAATGAcaaggataataataaaatgtatgaTAACATGTATGATAACTCTCCTTTCAATTATCCAACACCTGTTGAACATATACAAATTCATAATCatttagaaaaatataataaattgatTAATGAAACATATTTAACCGATATGAATAtcagaaaatataatatatataaaatgatatatagcTATTCTAAGAATGTagaaaatcaaaataaaataatttttgaaaaaCTTGAAGAGTTGCAAAATATAACTAACAATTTTAcagaattaaataaaaaaaatatatattttacatatcaaaataattaCGAATTACAATTAGATAAAAATGACGATCTATCCTATTATGCTTTTAATCCAATAAACTTTGAGaatttaaaaacaaattatatatctctaaaacaaaaattaaattattttaatgatatcataaatatatactcaaaaaaaatacatgaacaaaatgtatatataaaaattgtacaagaaaaatatgaatatttaatgAATTATTTGATCAAACTAAAATCAAGTATACACAATGATGGTATCAGTGACGATattttcaaatttttttgtgacgataatttttttaatcatGAAAAATAAggcaatattatatatatatatatatatatatatatgtcctatatttaatatataggAATAATTTTTCCATTACTATAAATACtatgattattttatatacatacattaattattataaactcCTGTATGtgtccaaaaaaaaaaaaaaaaaaaaaaattaaaatatatatataatatttcatttttcatattattattcttttatgtGTTTATTCTTAGTTTTtccatatatacatataatatatgcacAATAGACCATTAAAAATTACATTGACGATTTATTACGAAAGAGTTATAATCATTCTaacaagtatatatatatatatatatatataatatatttatttgttcatatttatttgttcatatttatttgttcatatttatttgttcatatttatttgtttattttattcatttattgcATTGagtaacaaaataaaacaaaatcaaaaattaaaaaaattttatattggaaaatattacatattaaaaGTGTAAAGCattcaaaatattacatatatatataaatatatataatatatatatatttttttttttttttacaatgaTATACTTATAAAGtgaaagaacaaaaaaaaaaaatatttattactaaaatattattaaaaatatattatgatttctcttttcattaaataaagataaattatCCTAATAGGCCATTTAtgaatttcattttttttcttgtccTTTGTTCATCTGTATAATCACTACATTGGGaggttcataaaaaaaaaaaaataaaataataaataaagaaataaatgaataaaagaaatgatacatatgtatgatttaaaaaataaaaaaaacaaagaaatttaaataatttttttttttttttttttcttttacattGAATAAACTGTTTTGTTATCATGAATCCATAACATGGGTATACTGTGTCTTCTGGTATCATGAGAGTtagttatataattatttatattgttctacacataataaaaaaaaaatatatatgtatatatatatatattaaaaactaTGGAGCATATtaatctttatttatttttatttttattgtaccGTGGCAATAACGTTCAACTTATTTTGTAGTAAAAAAATGGATCGGAAAAATAACAACTGATTCTTTTTCtataaggaaaaatatataaatataaatataaatatatatatatatatatatatatatatatgtatctttTTAATCATTTTGATTTTTACCATATCAATATATCGATCATTACACTTTGGAGTTATACcctataaaataaatgaagttCATGTATAACcaacatgtatatatatatatatatatgtatatatttatttatttatatatatttaccatGATGTCATATTTAAACTCGTTTTGTTTAAGTGATGCTCTTTTAAAGAGACCATCGTTATTCATTTGAGTTTTATAGGATGTAAAATgttttgttgttttttttataggaGATGGATTTGAATAGTCGTAGCAGAAACGATCACTTTTTACACTATATAGGGAAAAGAAAATGagaaaattatacatatataaaatttaataatatacataggtattatttatttgtctttttctttattttttttttttttaatttactcATTTTCTCcctcaaataatatataattttgaacATTTCCTTCtttcattattaaaatatacatttgaaAGTAatcttatttaaaaaaaaaaaaaaaaaaaaaaaaaaaaacaataatatgataatatgagaataagaaaataagCTTATAAAATGTGACAaatgttaaaatataattatttatgatTGTTTTAATTAatgtttaaaattaaatatatatagacacaaaaaaaaaaaataaataaataaatatgaataaatttatacatacatatatataatatatatatacatgtgaTGTTACAAGCATGtggatttttctttttccagACATTgtacaaaatattatgaaaaataataataaaataaaggcATGCACAATATGCTATAAATTTcgttttaaaaattttataggAACAAAAGaaccataaaaaaaaaaaaaaaataaaataaaataaaataattatatataaatatatatatatttatatatatatatctttctttttttttttttttttttttggataaACTATGGTTTAACAAAtgtgatatataaaaatttttttttttgactttgattataatgatattataaaaaaacaaaacaaataatattttctttaaaaaaacaaatataatgcataa
This Plasmodium falciparum 3D7 genome assembly, chromosome: 11 DNA region includes the following protein-coding sequences:
- a CDS encoding kelch domain-containing protein, putative gives rise to the protein MSYLKRVTNENTSNNNKKNNTNNKINNNTNNTSYSNGVKNLDSTNPEQNKNLRSVSNNMSCSRHTDICNNYKFHNNNNKEEQTNIFGKNVTSSNDQYNKTDRNNNGRDKKNHARNRKNNRRDKKNNHGKVDGESNNNNNYNNMIKSMCENNFGIQQNNVHNMDWFFKNENLCNMNNVRDQNGESFLCNNKGINMLQDKSYNKGIFKNDKNKIMNPDNNNNNNNNNNNNNNNNNNNNNNNNNIYRNPYVEENNIMAHKYNLSLDQRKNNKNKNTTYINKNKVFEDHEMKNSLQKKKIYDETIPVGNFVQRKKNYKKDGDDIKNMMVSGPKFSYTEKVYKNDNNHNNNNINNINNNNNNNNNNNNNNNNNNNNNNCTYNAHKYSDIYNIGDEQNHIINNDHPYFLNKYKGKGKDTKKDSVRSTLPYNNICTNDEKKEMNITKKHQTHEYTQDTNKSYNVMDNMFINYFKNKNASTNNVFELEENNRGDICNIVNNIDIDKNNDHNNNNDNNNNDDNSKDHSNDHNSNDHNNDDDSNDDDSNDDDNNNYYYYSNNYNNNYRNNKNNFKRNNFEINKEKENKEKIYTSVFEENNKVIIDMINNKNKDNFININEKSNEITNIHNYTDVYVDEDIDIHVDKNNNIFFDHNSNFFVDDFNNLHVYNKHNEEYYKNIKLYNRFMENNKTGKENYDYIQEYEYEYEYEDEDLSNNYNMDYIYNDQIQRNNDSQIIHDINNYDIFSILSIPNMNNNDNNNDNNNDNNNDNNNNNNDNYYYSSSSSKNNNYYNYQDRYIPHLHHDNSHTNNNINNINNIIENYNPLLIYHNEWNHFLKDQKEKMKNTDNIKKHENDKYNIKSHDNNFLQEIMNKNFIYEDIKTTNKKYFEKYISDNVVPKTHPLDYIINNDMNYVQKEDTNNNPFHDKTDKGTIQKIYDLINNHDDHINNKGNNISHNFISDHSKMNVDNNIHVEDINQNGDDIKCSKSNKTNNIFNNNKKDDYDDDNHKCIFQNKDNTNHLDIYKQSNISNTHIEEHGKEHLNKGDINNTKNLHASNKYDALHKECTIYIDNISYYGQDNKIDYTNNKKDSQGMEKKKDHTTNIQLNHLLVNEKNKKTSSIIYNKGMVNINKNMICNNNNNNMCYPINNCSNEYDKKDNKDHQFNYYKWYLYHINYPNHLDFKKAYFFIFKDDIYIYGARNNQYIIPDALYKLYNNNIEIIHTKGIIPQIYYKIYFLADMENFDKKNYYYSDDLFYNYNENINKLYYNNSNKSYCDNPKFYFNFPNFVLCNPSFIFSNPSFYHKDNSLFRRGIFVPSINCVQNKWNHTEKNKRNGSEYHRFKSTQRYTNNNNNNDDDTNNTTHFNGISYNKGNCEYSFNQDKEKKKNTQCFYILGCKEFKVIDFFTIYRLDMTTFQWEKINITYNRLLNLKRDDFSITLSNNYIYLYGGVIQTGKTWQVTDELWICNLKKRTWEHISCKEKENKTNQPCIYDNYFNKLEQRNVINKENKNIIISGKKEQDILKNDNINDNINDNINNNIYDNIYDNINNNIYDNIYDNIYDNIKNNYKSNNDEYITHHVEKHPGARACHLSFFYKDKLFIHGGTNLKAEKDDFFFYDTKKGIWYEIISDEYNHMKPSKRHSHTGIFLKNKLYIYGGFEKYENYNILKNDLFLYDIEKNTWTQIFTMDDFYYLKTELINKEKHVLLYLELLVLKNMYRNYLVKLLNSSNSPKKNINLDEYNNISDQEKTLLSSPNVLECIKENDIINAKFKQKKKQNEINQNGIYKSNIIHINHSENLSQYSNNIYYDKKSPSLNCYNNNTFNNKPKDNNFVLHEFINSEENVKSVNESLNIHFDKNQMNNNIKEKQQQHKYFHHNFFYLKNLNNSENIIIPYNNFRNKCFYFKNSLYFYGGSGYNPNIKESIEKQQDYIFYDNVTQINTEVTYMDFILSYLIFNDTFFFKYIQKIQIEMLPFIQALEKNFDNRMNEQEKHLKEENIINKICVNIQRIQDKLNNIYMNKIQSDTKKNNMNDHHDVDNIINQLYNNSNNIDGHNNANLENEHMNMSEKDILEKVFFYTQSKKSYELLRFLFDLYKNIYIKYLNGQDKEMVSIELLKNMGIQENNVQSNDTPDNNYIQKNIKDESNGKSPNNFNNNFYDNKNYTLLPNMEENIFRGEQLVEECCIEEKEKKEKGYSCEILLDGNNINKKNYEQVQRMSTIDIEGNPLKYYNSSIYDNEETRNILVELVKSYNEEKDEYMRNDKDIPNHNFMNNYINHNHNDNIEFNEKREEDTNKNILDTNISIIINKLKNDYINIKDDINGNDHINGNNHIIGNDHINGNDHINGNDHINGNDHINGNDHINGNDHINGNNHIIGNNHINGNNHINGNNHINGNDHINGNDHIIGNNHIIGNNHINGNNHINGNNHINGNNHINGNNHIIRNNHINDNNHINDSHNIYNIYNSDYLKKTSGTYVVDEMENSERNITNHLDIENYKYNSNYCVNDNEDNFTNKNNLTSSYDSTNIGNQRIPMGRKLQIKNIFLKKREDYDNIYDNKVYDDVHKDDRHKYNDRYNDKDNNKMYDNMYDNSPFNYPTPVEHIQIHNHLEKYNKLINETYLTDMNIRKYNIYKMIYSYSKNVENQNKIIFEKLEELQNITNNFTELNKKNIYFTYQNNYELQLDKNDDLSYYAFNPINFENLKTNYISLKQKLNYFNDIINIYSKKIHEQNVYIKIVQEKYEYLMNYLIKLKSSIHNDGISDDIFKFFCDDNFFNHEK